The genomic DNA CCTGGGTGTGCATTCGCTGACGCCAGAGGCATCTCTCATCAACCTTTATCGACCATGCCGGCGGTCCTGCACGTTCTCCGCCGCCGTTCGACGCCGCTGCGTCCCCTTCCAAAAACCTCTCAGTGCGTCGGTCGGGGCATGACCCGCTTCACCCTGCGGGCGCCCAATGCCTGTCAGCCGATGGACAGGGTAGGCGAGGAGTCGTCGGGCTGGACCGAGGGCCTCCACAGCGTCCGGAACCGTTTCGGCGGTGGCTTCCACGCGCCCGTGGTGGTCACCGAACTCGGCCGTCGGCATTCGGTCTACGACCAGGAGCCGCGTACGCGCCGATGTTCCGTACGGGCGGTAAACCGCCCCGCCTATTTCTAAGTCGGCACGGAGACGATACGGGTCCGTGTCGATGGCCTCAAAGAACGGTCGGTGGGTCGGCTTGCCCCGTTGGACGGCGGCGCTGAGCACGGCCACGAGCCGCCCGCCCGCGTCGAGACGACGGAGGGCCTGGAGCACGTGGGTGGTCCCGACCTTCGGGACGCGGCGGTGGCCTAGTCGCCCGGCGGTCTGGGAGAAGGGCGGGTTCATTAGTACGACGTCGGCGCGGGCCTCTGGCGGCAGGATGGCGTCTAGGTGATCGGCGTTCTCGCGCGTGAGCGTCTGGGACGGGTCCTGGCCTGCCTCGGCCAGAAGGACCGCCAGCAGGTCGGCCCGGCGACCGCACAACTCGTTGGCGTGGACCGTAGCGCGGGCGGCGAGCGCGAACGCGCAGAGCGCGCCGGTCCCAGCCGAGGGCTCCAGAACGCGGTCCCCCTCCCCCACCCCACCGACCCAGGCACACAGCCCGGCGTAGGCCGCTGGCGTCGAGAACTGCTGGTAGTCGTTCTGCTCGGCCGTCCGGCGCGTCTGGCTGGGCAAGAGCGCCGATAGCCGCTCGACCTCGGCGAGCGCGTCGCGCGCGCCAGAGGCCTCTGGCGGGAGGCGCCCGACCGTACGGAGCAGGTGGAGGTGGAGGCCGAGCTCGGCGGCGTCGTAGGCGTCGCGGGGCGAGAAGGCGCCCTCGGCGAGCGTCCCGCCGTAGGCGTCAGCCGCGAGGGCGAACAGGTCGCGCGCGGTGAGCGCTCGGGAGGATGCGATGGCGCGTTCGACTTCGCGGGCGAGACTCTGGCCAGCTAGTGCTGTCCCTTGCGGGGTGGCGGCGGCGTTCTGAATCGGCGTCATGGTCGCGGGGGTGTGTGGACGGGGCGTCGCCCCCGCCGCCCCGGTCACACAGCGTCCGCGGTCCTACTCAGCGCGGTGTCACTCCCCAGGGGTCCTCACGCCATGTTTGGCGTGCCCCACCAGGCGCCCGCCCGCCCGGCACACACGAGCCCTAGCCCCCAGGATGGGGGCGGCGTGATGCTGACCGGGAGCCACACGAGGGCGCGGACGCCCAGGCCGAGCGCCAGCGCCAGCGAGGCCCACGACCCGGAGCCGAAGCCGGCGAAGCAGGCCGACGAGGACGCCGAGGGCACCAGGCCTGCAGGGCACGCCCGGCCCGGAGCCGACACCCACAGGGCCGACGGGCCGGAAGCGGCCACCCGACGGACGACGGCGGTGGACCGCCGCGCGAAGCGGCCCCGCCCCCGCCCGAAGCTGGCGGCATGGAGCACGAGCGCCGACGGCGCGAGCTGGCGAGCCACCTGGTCTATGCCGGACATGCAGCCGGTGACGACGGAGGCGCCGGGGGCGAACTGGCGGACCGCCCAAGTGATGGCCCGGACGCAGCCGGGAGCGGCGGAGCGGCTGCCGGAGACGCCGACGACGGACGCGGAGCGGAGGAGGCGGGAGAGGGCGGAGACGGAGGCGGGCATGGCGGCTGGGAGCAGGAGGGGCGCCCCGTGCTGGGGCGACACTGCTCACCGAGGCGCGCCGGAGGGGATGGCAAAGCGGATCTCCGATCCGCGGGGCCGCCCGGAGCCACGCTCAGCCGGGCCAGCGTGCTGGCCCGAGCGAGCATGGCGAGGACGGAACCGGAGGCCGCGTCAGCGGCTGGAGTGGCCCTTGCCAGGCCCGAGGCGTGCCCGAGCGTGTAGAGTCCCCAATCGGGCGCTCCCTCTGCTCTCCGTCACGGCGTGCAGACCCGTTCCGCGATGCCGACCTCACCTGCCCGTCCGGGTCTCTTGGCCCGGCGTTCGGGTCAGACCCGGCGTCGTCAGGCGCAGACGTTCCGCTCGCCGCGTGCGAGCAGCGCCGGCACGGTCTCGCCGTAGAGCACACGGAGCGACGCCTCGCGGACCTGGAGGTCGGAGGCGAAGGCGTCGAGCTGGGCGCGGCCACGCGCGCGGATGGTCTCGATCACGCGGTCGGGGCCGAGCACCTCGCGGAGCGCGCGGACGACGCCGCTCTCGCTGTCGCACAAGGCGAAGCGGATGGGCGCGCCGCCGTCGCCGTCAAGGAAGTCCTGGGGCTCGGCGTCGGGGTCATGGAGGTTGACCGGGGCCGCGCAGGTGATGTACCCGTCGTCCTCGGCCCGCCCGATCTCGAAGAGGAGCGAGACGACGGCCTCGCGCGTGAGCGTGGCGAGCGAGACCGGTTCGGTTTCGACCGCGGCGCGCTCGGCTTCGGTGGGGTCGCGGAAGCCGATAAAGACGATGACGGCGTCTCGGTCAACGACGGCACGCGCGCCTTCGATGGGGATGCGGACGGGGCCTCGGGTGGTGGTAGCGGCGGGCTGACCGACGCGGAGGGCGTAGCTCATGGCGATCTCCGGCGAAGCGACTTCGCCGCTGGGCGCACCGAGGTGCGCGGAGAAGAGGAGCGGCGAGGGCTCGCGCCGACCTACACAGGAAGGGGCGGACGCTCCGTAGGCGTCCGGCGCTCGTGCTACGCGCCAGAGGCTCGGGCGATCCGGGTTAGGCGTCGGTGGAGTCTCCGTCCACGTTCAGCGTTCGGCCGGCCAACCGCTCGAACTGTGCGACGGGGTCTTCGCGCTCGGCATCCACCCGGTCGAGGTGGCGTTCGATCTCCTCGACCTCGGCCTTGGCTTCCGGGAAGATGTCGGCGAGCGCGAGGAGGGGCGCGTAGCTCGATGGGGACGTGAACCCGTACCGCTTGTCGACGACGGCCTGGGCCAGCAGCGCTCGCATCCGGGGGGACAGGGTCACAGCGGTCGAGATCGGGTCGAGAGTCGAACGGGACGTCGGCAGGGCGCGCGCGGTGGGCTCAGGCTACGTAGCTAGACACTCTGGGATGTCGCATATAACCTGCACCTGTGAGACCAGCCGTCTGGGCGCTTCTCTCCCTACGGCCTCCCCCGCGCCCTCCCCTCCCGCGGGAGGGGAGGCGGCCGGGGTGAGGAATCAGGGGGCGTAGTGGGCGTAGCCCGCGCGCCCCTTGCGCGCGGAAACGCGCGCTGTGACGAGCGCCGACTCGCCCCGTAGACGGGTGCCTTTGGTGATCTCCCAGTCGCCCAGCCTATGTCTCGAACATGTGCAAGAAGCTCTCGCGCTCTGAGAGCCCCTCAGAGCGCCCAGGCTTTTTATGTGGCCTCCGTGTCAGACCGAGAGGCCGAGCGCGCCAGAGGCGGCACGGAGGACGCGAGAGAGGCCGTGACAGACGGTGTGGCAGCGGGAGGGGGCGAGCGTTCGGTTGCCCCTCTCCCCTTTCCACCCTCCGGGTCCGCCCGTGCCCTTCCCTCTGACGACTCATTCCGGCGACGGCGCGTCTTCGCGCGTCGCGACGCCCGGCGAACTCGTGGTGACGGCCTACGTCCCCGCCAGCGAAGTCTCGCCGGGGCCACCGCTGCCACTCGTGCTCAGCCGGGTCTCGGCGGGCTTCCCGTCGCCCGCGGACGACTACGTCGAGGGGCACCTCGACATGCACGAGCTGACGGGCGCGCTCTCGCCGTCGTGCTACTGGATGCAAGCCGAGGGGGAGTCGATGACCGGCGCGGGGATCCTGAGTGGCGACCGGCTGCTGGTCGACCGCGCGATCGAGCCGGCCTCTGGCGACGTC from Rubricoccus marinus includes the following:
- a CDS encoding methyltransferase, which codes for MTPIQNAAATPQGTALAGQSLAREVERAIASSRALTARDLFALAADAYGGTLAEGAFSPRDAYDAAELGLHLHLLRTVGRLPPEASGARDALAEVERLSALLPSQTRRTAEQNDYQQFSTPAAYAGLCAWVGGVGEGDRVLEPSAGTGALCAFALAARATVHANELCGRRADLLAVLLAEAGQDPSQTLTRENADHLDAILPPEARADVVLMNPPFSQTAGRLGHRRVPKVGTTHVLQALRRLDAGGRLVAVLSAAVQRGKPTHRPFFEAIDTDPYRLRADLEIGGAVYRPYGTSARTRLLVVDRMPTAEFGDHHGRVEATAETVPDAVEALGPARRLLAYPVHRLTGIGRPQGEAGHAPTDALRGFWKGTQRRRTAAENVQDRRHGR
- a CDS encoding LexA family protein, giving the protein MPFPLTTHSGDGASSRVATPGELVVTAYVPASEVSPGPPLPLVLSRVSAGFPSPADDYVEGHLDMHELTGALSPSCYWMQAEGESMTGAGILSGDRLLVDRAIEPASGDVVVAAIDGELTVKRFLRQGTRTALLAANPNYPSIELCEGQELVVWGVVTFVLHNARGRS